From Chryseobacterium sp. IHB B 17019, one genomic window encodes:
- a CDS encoding terpene synthase family protein yields the protein MKAVLLKLNYPFSYGVNPFIEEINEDALDWAKKFNLLPSEESAKQFDEGKLNWFSARLYPTADPEGLFLTCCWTTLFFLADDICDKVPVGQQKAYVEGLYKTCMDILQNEPVSFEKDNVFEACFVDLWQRFKQRADSEWLTWYIQEMKDYFEAWIQEAEHLDHNEYFQLEDFLHQRPYFSGGRVCLSMVSLATKFHLPHYIYQNPVVQELMHIAASVPALANELHSLGKELKAENRISNLISLLREARQLTFSSAIDEILDIHNKALVRFQELKLQLPSVDPQTDSELLRYVQALEAMSSGNHEWAMNDTNRYYDTFSFSDMDYEQ from the coding sequence ATGAAAGCTGTACTTCTTAAGCTTAATTACCCTTTCTCTTATGGGGTAAACCCATTTATTGAAGAAATCAATGAGGATGCCCTTGATTGGGCAAAAAAATTTAATCTGCTTCCTTCCGAAGAATCTGCAAAGCAATTTGATGAAGGGAAACTAAACTGGTTTTCGGCAAGACTATACCCTACCGCAGATCCCGAGGGTTTATTCCTGACTTGCTGCTGGACCACATTATTTTTTTTAGCTGACGATATCTGTGATAAAGTACCTGTAGGCCAACAGAAAGCCTATGTAGAAGGGCTTTATAAAACGTGTATGGATATTTTGCAGAATGAACCTGTATCATTTGAAAAAGATAATGTTTTTGAGGCCTGCTTTGTAGATTTATGGCAACGCTTTAAGCAAAGGGCAGACTCAGAGTGGCTCACATGGTATATTCAGGAAATGAAAGACTATTTTGAGGCCTGGATTCAGGAAGCCGAACATTTAGATCACAATGAATATTTTCAGTTGGAAGATTTTTTACATCAGCGTCCTTATTTTTCTGGCGGGCGTGTATGTCTTTCTATGGTCTCGCTAGCAACTAAGTTTCATTTGCCCCACTATATATACCAAAACCCGGTGGTGCAGGAGCTTATGCATATCGCCGCTAGTGTCCCCGCATTAGCCAATGAGCTACATTCTTTAGGTAAAGAGTTAAAGGCTGAAAATCGTATTAGTAATCTGATTTCCCTACTAAGGGAAGCCAGACAACTTACATTTTCGTCAGCTATTGATGAAATACTCGATATTCATAATAAGGCTTTGGTCAGGTTTCAAGAGTTAAAATTACAATTACCTTCTGTAGATCCTCAAACGGACAGTGAGCTTTTACGCTATGTACAAGCTCTAGAAGCAATGTCAAGCGGCAACCATGAATGGGCAATGAACGATACTAATCGTTATTACGATACCTTCTCCTTTTCGGATATGGACTATGAACAGTAA
- the tssD gene encoding type VI secretion system tube protein TssD, giving the protein MAANSRGILKFNGGEGLKLLKLNYSVSRSTDVSGRVASDPSNALIKLTVEATEKSDILESLLNGKYKPTTGEVTFNKSHEEGTLITLTWENGYVIQHEVDFDAVDENSMLISFIVSAETIDYGNSKYAGLWPGGSN; this is encoded by the coding sequence ATGGCAGCAAATTCAAGAGGAATCTTAAAATTCAACGGCGGCGAAGGTCTAAAATTATTAAAGCTAAACTACAGCGTATCAAGATCTACAGATGTTTCTGGTAGAGTAGCTTCAGACCCTTCAAACGCTCTTATCAAACTTACAGTGGAAGCTACTGAAAAATCTGACATCCTTGAAAGCTTATTAAACGGAAAATACAAGCCTACCACAGGTGAAGTTACATTCAACAAATCTCACGAAGAAGGTACTTTAATTACTTTGACTTGGGAAAACGGATATGTAATCCAACACGAAGTAGACTTCGATGCTGTAGACGAAAACAGTATGTTGATCAGCTTCATCGTAAGCGCTGAAACGATCGACTACGGAAATTCGAAATACGCAGGTCTGTGGCCTGGAGGTAGTAACTAA
- a CDS encoding type VI secretion system Vgr family protein — protein MFQDDNTPKVPSSGKSSMTKQVGEMKEMAKNQAISKASEKIQQKTSGTVQKATQKLAQAQAYTGVVQGASGMLMNQKLQPNTPTLVKDKVWSQQPTSKIHNAKAIPESQIQGINRVVKLDIVVEGKAVKHFKHFQLKQSATRHHEFSITLAHDTLGSAENHNLEEAQNFLGKRITVVFKYKDVEDGPERSFVGVITEVGFSQEKGSLGNIVLTGNSPTILLDSAPHIQSFGGTQEISLNSIADQVIKEGLGQGKFDVRVDAQHGNVSYSSQYEETHYNYLARMAEAYGEQFYYDGEVLHFGKLPPQEKPVKLTYGSSVNDVRIRMKAQHVNPSFYGYNSSKNEKLTTGSSKISHTSDIAKRAYEISEKTFTTPSLRVAPIKASSFMDVETSQKGTAGSKASDVFVTSGNTTVPFLYPGCIADIEMRKTDSSETSYFTKLMITEVNHEVDARGYYTGTFDAIASDTGFIPRPEFQTPKADAQFAKVISNTDPLNQGRVQVQFDWQNGSTTTEYIRVMTPDGGGSEKVSKNRGFMAVPEVGDQVVVNFAHQHPDRPFVMGGMFHGGVGGGGGAGNNIKSLSSKSGHTISLDDGGGMTVVDKDQNSVFLDGAGNISVTSKITITMTCGQSSIFMDKDGNIQIKGKEIFVQGDNIGVAGTASIGMGVGPEGGDPTSGIGIEPTTLDVGTTTLSMGAKTEANLSSAKINIGGGSETNIVSGTVKLN, from the coding sequence ATGTTTCAGGATGACAATACGCCAAAAGTGCCTTCTTCAGGAAAATCTTCCATGACAAAACAGGTCGGGGAAATGAAAGAAATGGCCAAAAACCAGGCGATAAGCAAGGCTTCAGAAAAAATTCAGCAGAAAACAAGTGGAACTGTTCAAAAAGCAACTCAAAAGCTGGCTCAGGCACAGGCTTATACAGGTGTTGTTCAGGGCGCATCCGGAATGCTGATGAATCAAAAACTACAGCCCAATACGCCCACTCTAGTTAAAGATAAAGTCTGGTCTCAGCAGCCGACTTCAAAAATACACAATGCAAAAGCAATTCCCGAAAGCCAGATTCAGGGTATCAACCGTGTGGTGAAGCTCGATATTGTAGTAGAAGGAAAAGCAGTAAAGCATTTTAAACATTTTCAGTTAAAACAAAGTGCAACCAGACACCATGAGTTCAGCATTACGCTGGCTCACGACACATTAGGAAGTGCAGAAAATCACAATCTGGAAGAAGCCCAGAATTTTCTTGGCAAAAGAATAACCGTAGTTTTCAAATATAAAGACGTTGAAGACGGCCCGGAAAGGAGTTTCGTGGGAGTCATCACGGAAGTTGGCTTCAGCCAGGAAAAAGGCAGCTTGGGAAATATCGTTCTCACAGGCAATAGTCCTACGATTCTTTTAGATTCTGCCCCGCATATCCAAAGTTTTGGAGGCACGCAGGAAATCAGCTTAAACAGTATTGCAGATCAGGTCATAAAAGAAGGTCTGGGACAGGGAAAATTTGATGTCAGAGTAGATGCTCAGCACGGCAATGTTTCCTACAGCTCACAATACGAAGAAACGCATTACAACTATCTGGCGAGAATGGCAGAAGCGTATGGCGAACAGTTTTATTACGATGGCGAAGTCCTTCATTTCGGAAAGTTACCACCACAGGAAAAACCTGTGAAATTAACGTATGGAAGCAGTGTTAATGATGTTAGAATCAGAATGAAAGCACAGCATGTCAATCCAAGTTTCTACGGCTACAACAGCAGTAAAAACGAAAAACTGACTACCGGAAGCTCAAAAATTTCCCATACTTCAGATATTGCAAAACGCGCTTATGAAATTTCAGAAAAAACCTTTACAACACCTTCATTAAGGGTTGCCCCAATCAAGGCATCATCTTTCATGGATGTGGAAACTTCCCAAAAAGGAACGGCAGGAAGCAAGGCTTCTGATGTTTTTGTAACCTCCGGAAATACAACGGTTCCGTTTTTATATCCGGGCTGCATTGCAGATATTGAAATGCGGAAAACCGACAGCAGCGAAACCTCTTATTTCACCAAATTAATGATCACGGAAGTAAACCATGAAGTGGATGCAAGAGGTTATTACACAGGGACTTTCGATGCCATTGCTTCAGATACGGGCTTTATTCCCAGACCGGAATTTCAGACTCCGAAAGCGGATGCACAGTTTGCAAAAGTAATTTCAAATACAGATCCTTTAAATCAGGGAAGAGTTCAGGTTCAGTTTGACTGGCAAAACGGCTCTACCACTACAGAATACATCCGTGTAATGACTCCAGACGGCGGTGGAAGCGAAAAAGTAAGCAAAAACCGTGGCTTTATGGCTGTTCCGGAAGTTGGGGATCAGGTGGTCGTAAATTTTGCACATCAGCATCCTGACAGGCCTTTTGTCATGGGAGGAATGTTCCACGGCGGAGTTGGCGGAGGCGGTGGGGCCGGAAATAATATTAAAAGTTTAAGCAGCAAAAGCGGTCATACCATCAGTCTCGACGACGGCGGTGGAATGACGGTTGTAGATAAAGATCAAAACTCCGTTTTTCTCGACGGAGCCGGAAATATAAGTGTTACCAGTAAGATTACCATTACCATGACGTGCGGTCAGAGCTCGATTTTCATGGATAAGGATGGAAATATCCAAATCAAAGGAAAAGAAATATTTGTTCAAGGCGATAACATTGGTGTTGCAGGAACGGCGAGCATTGGCATGGGCGTAGGTCCGGAAGGTGGAGATCCTACTTCGGGAATCGGTATTGAACCCACTACACTGGATGTAGGAACTACAACGCTTTCCATGGGAGCAAAAACCGAAGCGAATCTGAGCAGTGCAAAGATCAACATCGGAGGTGGAAGCGAAACCAATATCGTAAGTGGAACTGTAAAACTGAATTAA
- a CDS encoding tetratricopeptide repeat protein translates to MNPVDLELVKLKRQWHNVVSKNEEKPMFICLGEKHETELFDGFIKSRLSEDYDGEDVFLIHYQEFNGMDSYGQSLFDEWKEFYELLEKSEENIPQWELNAADNKFKTDAYKAFFPLLDLKKNFPNIKDSKIYLYIAPVRINDIKELSLWVKEWCELCEKSVNQDIKLVWAEHHQYKTLPDNSSAHSFRVEVDIHQLMQNTAAHTNRKKNSVDTDFQQQILTASNHLSKGRYKEAEFALKNAVKLAKEQKNKQGEISAYFMLTQAYIADKKKERAEDTYRTIFEEVEPNSPLEVQMYMNYGSYLLGNSKKSKAEQAFEKAAEVAQTIGEHAMAIECYRIIGTLNDTVLTKDKMIEYFEKCLDIAKLMEPSTRESSSLKFVASMLYIKYEGDKDKKTTLDNEMKNYFGEDWTVSVEKPKYN, encoded by the coding sequence ATGAATCCTGTAGATCTGGAGTTGGTAAAATTAAAAAGGCAATGGCACAATGTCGTTTCAAAAAACGAAGAAAAACCCATGTTCATCTGTCTCGGCGAAAAACATGAAACCGAGCTTTTTGATGGATTTATAAAATCAAGATTGTCTGAGGATTATGATGGAGAAGATGTTTTTTTAATTCATTATCAGGAATTTAACGGCATGGATTCTTACGGTCAAAGCTTATTTGATGAATGGAAAGAATTTTATGAATTACTGGAAAAAAGCGAAGAAAATATTCCGCAATGGGAGCTGAATGCTGCTGATAATAAGTTTAAAACTGATGCTTATAAAGCGTTTTTTCCTTTATTAGATTTAAAAAAGAACTTTCCGAATATTAAAGATTCCAAGATCTATTTGTACATCGCTCCGGTGAGAATCAACGATATTAAAGAATTATCACTTTGGGTAAAAGAATGGTGTGAACTCTGCGAAAAGTCAGTAAATCAGGATATTAAGCTGGTTTGGGCAGAACATCATCAGTACAAAACCTTACCGGACAATTCATCAGCACATAGTTTTAGGGTTGAGGTTGATATTCATCAATTAATGCAAAATACGGCAGCTCATACCAATAGAAAGAAAAACAGTGTAGATACGGATTTCCAGCAGCAGATTCTTACGGCAAGTAATCATTTAAGTAAAGGAAGATACAAAGAAGCTGAATTTGCATTGAAAAATGCGGTAAAATTAGCCAAAGAACAGAAAAACAAACAGGGAGAAATCTCAGCTTATTTTATGCTGACTCAGGCTTATATCGCCGATAAAAAAAAGGAAAGAGCAGAAGATACGTACCGTACAATATTTGAAGAAGTAGAACCCAATTCCCCGCTGGAAGTTCAGATGTACATGAATTACGGGAGTTATTTGTTGGGAAATTCAAAAAAATCAAAGGCAGAGCAGGCATTCGAAAAAGCTGCCGAAGTAGCCCAGACAATCGGCGAACATGCAATGGCCATCGAATGTTACAGGATTATAGGAACATTAAACGATACGGTTTTAACGAAAGATAAAATGATCGAATATTTCGAAAAATGTCTCGACATAGCAAAACTAATGGAACCTTCAACAAGGGAATCAAGCAGTTTGAAATTTGTAGCATCCATGCTTTACATTAAATATGAAGGCGACAAAGACAAAAAAACGACATTAGATAACGAAATGAAAAATTATTTTGGCGAAGACTGGACGGTGAGTGTGGAAAAGCCGAAGTATAATTAG
- a CDS encoding RHS repeat-associated core domain-containing protein, with protein MAAQNKNVKKIKVAKPDMNPDRSLSVSADVTSFSTEKTTQGWKNGMKNNFDSLNPVSMVKSVVGADGNAGQSGGGSGGGPSVTAEKAAPQSKVKLIKVNTPAISPTAIQHTSKHFDIVLAIDIHWTLIPPPPSFMLIPLPLPHPFIGIVFDIMDYIKFTIPIPQFIRNLKPDLPESIPMGGSIYVHGRHKATTTTSVMGVVIPFRHVTSLIPVYLIPFLQEAPHEGEVYYGAQTVLGQGSKMSGNQPQQVLTCMGLPFGMTMLPAMPNKPKKNPLAYFAFYNNFSSLYIQINTGGPVLVGGAFVPHVYTPGEMLMRFAGMALMRGLTKSLGKGVTKFNHFLQGKFGKTNPVSKALCKVGLEPVNFASGAMLFEWDDFEIEAGIPLKWTNIWYSDRPYQHGILGNGIFNSHDLYIVPDEEDNVAAWVHPEELQPMPIPVPPIGEELTYYRSQKIWQYRPSSSIWIIRKGTDIYTYKRFHHATEGSIFKVIHIEYGDGTMREYDYQDRNIVLKSIKDVKSGFSIETVLHPELKKIAEVYYCYKNKRDLQVRYDYDERGNLTHVWDIHKKAIVFEYDDQNRVIRRTNRNEMSYHWEYDKKNRVVHTKGLEGFMEGFLNYNDEEGYTEVIYPKQNNKTERYYYDEDLLVYKQIDGEGGETWYDYTSHNELKMIGTPEGRVQGYTYDEFGNIKTFHTPDGEEYHYQYNEFGQVIARYSPSGTSETWIYDEEGRLISYTDPTEETINYQYLNDEKLPEGSKKQEIETHYEYNNRNQITRVTNNIGGEQYWKYDDYGRLLVFSPRAMKRTLWNRDKMGRVVEINEPGQLPLKLRYDAYDLPVYATDGKAEWLLSYTPMGSLKRQVRRNALTYKKEETLVFGYNAYENLMSITNEKGEVYQFERNNNDDIIGETGFDGQKKFFVRDKDGLVTQSRNPNGKNIFYEYDLGGRLTQTHYPDGTWEAYQYDTSGMLIKADNEDSSVTFQRNKLGLVTSEKQGEHSINYEYDSEGNLIGLKSSLGAEIDYAYNDLGQLKNVTAATKDVHQPWQMDIDISRNGQLFSRKMTGGVESIFEFDHIGMPVSQKVMVNKTNTAFHKDYHWAAGSRLLQVLDRVTGGRTRFDYDAFGSLVAAEYSNGEIQYKNPDETGCLYESAKRTDRIYDKGGKLMRDKNWFYHYDEEGNLLLTSKRPINNLKSHQKEEENNSHPYYKSIAADWLNEPKLQDGDNLPNVNENPSSEIQKPEWESGDWAYSWNANGMLAKVKRPDGKEVSFEYDALGRRISKIGNRKITRYIWDDDVLLHEWSYDIEDIPATDIDDKGELKTSSEPVENIVTWIYDGSGYTPVAKCIGGERYSIISDYLGTPIQAFDENGKLIWERELDLYGDIRKEKGNFNFIPFQYQGQYYDPEIELNYNRFRYYDLDSGVYISKDPIGLLGGFGLYNYVKDTNALLDILGLMPNNTPIGDMAEGNFVDGLRKRGWNVYTEIKNGSQNGIDVVAQHPLTKKVHVFEVKANTSRLSILQKGDDYIQNILDEVRNKGTLRGQKVDPSMVRTANIIDRDIRAHGIEGRLIKYKVNKATGDATMTRMSKWPQKYS; from the coding sequence ATGGCAGCTCAAAATAAAAATGTAAAAAAAATAAAGGTTGCAAAGCCAGATATGAATCCGGACCGTTCGCTGAGTGTTTCGGCGGACGTTACTTCATTCAGCACAGAAAAAACCACGCAAGGCTGGAAAAACGGGATGAAAAACAATTTCGATTCCCTGAATCCGGTTTCTATGGTGAAATCTGTAGTCGGGGCAGACGGCAATGCAGGACAATCAGGAGGTGGAAGCGGAGGCGGACCTTCCGTAACGGCGGAAAAGGCTGCGCCGCAAAGCAAGGTTAAATTAATTAAAGTTAATACTCCTGCCATTTCACCCACCGCAATTCAACATACGAGCAAGCATTTTGATATTGTCCTGGCGATCGATATCCATTGGACTTTGATTCCGCCGCCGCCGTCATTTATGTTGATTCCGTTGCCGTTGCCCCATCCGTTTATCGGGATCGTTTTTGATATCATGGATTACATAAAATTCACGATTCCGATTCCACAATTTATTAGAAATTTAAAACCAGACCTTCCGGAAAGTATTCCAATGGGAGGTTCAATATATGTTCATGGAAGACACAAAGCCACGACTACTACGAGTGTGATGGGTGTTGTAATTCCTTTCAGGCACGTTACTTCTTTGATTCCCGTTTACTTGATCCCGTTTTTACAGGAAGCTCCGCATGAAGGGGAAGTGTACTACGGCGCACAAACCGTTCTGGGACAGGGAAGTAAAATGAGCGGAAATCAACCGCAGCAGGTTCTAACGTGTATGGGATTGCCTTTTGGGATGACCATGCTTCCTGCCATGCCGAACAAGCCGAAGAAAAATCCGCTGGCTTATTTTGCTTTTTATAATAATTTCTCAAGTTTATATATTCAAATTAATACGGGAGGCCCTGTGTTGGTGGGTGGTGCGTTTGTACCTCACGTTTACACGCCGGGCGAAATGCTGATGCGTTTTGCGGGAATGGCCTTAATGAGAGGGTTAACGAAGAGTTTAGGAAAAGGGGTTACTAAGTTTAATCACTTTTTACAGGGAAAATTCGGAAAGACAAATCCTGTTTCAAAAGCCTTGTGTAAAGTTGGATTAGAACCGGTAAACTTTGCTTCCGGAGCGATGTTGTTTGAATGGGATGATTTTGAAATTGAAGCCGGAATACCTTTAAAATGGACAAATATCTGGTACAGCGACAGACCGTACCAACATGGAATTTTAGGAAACGGAATTTTCAATTCTCATGATCTGTATATCGTTCCAGATGAAGAAGATAATGTTGCAGCCTGGGTTCATCCCGAAGAATTGCAGCCGATGCCGATTCCTGTTCCGCCGATTGGGGAAGAATTAACGTATTACAGAAGTCAGAAAATCTGGCAATACCGTCCAAGCAGCAGTATCTGGATCATCAGAAAAGGAACGGATATTTATACCTACAAACGTTTCCACCATGCTACGGAAGGAAGTATTTTTAAGGTAATTCATATTGAATATGGCGACGGAACCATGAGGGAATATGATTATCAGGATAGAAATATTGTTTTAAAGAGCATTAAAGATGTTAAAAGTGGTTTCAGCATCGAAACGGTTCTTCATCCTGAACTTAAAAAAATTGCTGAAGTTTATTATTGCTATAAAAATAAAAGAGACCTGCAGGTTCGTTATGATTACGATGAACGCGGAAATCTTACCCATGTCTGGGATATTCACAAGAAAGCCATCGTTTTTGAATATGATGATCAAAATCGGGTGATCCGCAGAACCAACAGGAATGAAATGAGCTACCACTGGGAATACGACAAAAAAAACAGAGTGGTTCATACCAAAGGTCTGGAGGGTTTCATGGAAGGTTTTTTAAACTATAACGATGAAGAAGGCTATACAGAAGTCATTTATCCAAAACAAAACAATAAAACCGAAAGATATTATTACGATGAAGATCTTTTGGTGTACAAACAAATCGATGGTGAAGGCGGTGAAACCTGGTATGACTATACTTCCCACAACGAATTAAAAATGATAGGGACTCCGGAAGGCCGTGTTCAGGGATATACTTACGATGAATTTGGGAATATTAAAACTTTCCATACGCCGGATGGTGAAGAATATCATTATCAATACAATGAATTCGGGCAGGTTATCGCGCGTTATTCTCCTTCAGGAACTTCCGAAACATGGATTTATGATGAAGAAGGAAGATTAATAAGTTATACAGATCCTACGGAAGAAACAATTAATTATCAATATTTAAATGATGAAAAACTTCCTGAAGGCAGTAAAAAACAGGAAATTGAAACACATTACGAATACAACAACCGAAACCAAATCACAAGAGTAACCAACAATATCGGAGGCGAACAATACTGGAAGTATGATGATTATGGAAGATTGCTGGTTTTCAGTCCGAGAGCTATGAAAAGAACACTCTGGAATCGGGATAAGATGGGCCGTGTGGTTGAAATAAATGAGCCGGGACAATTGCCATTAAAGCTTCGTTATGATGCTTATGATCTTCCGGTTTATGCAACCGACGGAAAGGCAGAATGGTTGCTGAGCTACACTCCGATGGGAAGCCTGAAACGTCAGGTTCGGAGAAATGCTTTAACTTATAAAAAAGAAGAAACCCTGGTTTTTGGCTATAACGCTTATGAAAACCTGATGAGCATCACCAATGAAAAAGGCGAAGTTTATCAATTTGAAAGAAATAACAACGACGATATTATTGGGGAAACCGGTTTCGACGGACAGAAGAAATTCTTTGTAAGGGATAAGGACGGATTAGTTACTCAAAGTCGAAATCCGAACGGGAAAAATATTTTTTACGAATATGATTTAGGCGGAAGATTAACGCAGACTCACTATCCTGACGGAACCTGGGAAGCGTATCAATACGATACTTCGGGGATGTTGATAAAAGCTGATAATGAAGACAGCAGCGTAACTTTCCAGAGAAATAAACTGGGATTGGTAACCAGCGAAAAACAAGGCGAACATTCCATTAATTATGAATACGACAGTGAAGGAAACCTGATTGGCTTAAAAAGCAGTTTAGGCGCAGAAATCGACTATGCTTATAATGATCTTGGCCAGCTTAAAAACGTGACTGCAGCTACAAAAGATGTTCATCAGCCTTGGCAGATGGATATCGACATAAGCCGGAACGGGCAATTATTCTCCCGTAAAATGACCGGTGGTGTCGAAAGTATTTTCGAATTTGATCATATCGGAATGCCTGTAAGTCAGAAAGTAATGGTGAATAAAACCAATACGGCTTTCCATAAAGATTATCATTGGGCAGCCGGAAGCCGATTATTACAGGTTTTAGATAGGGTAACGGGTGGAAGAACAAGATTCGATTATGACGCTTTCGGAAGTTTGGTTGCGGCGGAATATTCAAACGGCGAAATTCAGTACAAAAATCCTGATGAAACGGGCTGTTTATATGAAAGTGCAAAACGAACCGACCGAATTTATGACAAAGGCGGAAAGCTGATGCGCGACAAAAATTGGTTTTATCATTACGATGAAGAAGGAAATTTATTATTAACAAGCAAAAGGCCAATTAATAATTTAAAATCACATCAAAAAGAAGAAGAAAATAATTCTCATCCATACTACAAATCTATCGCCGCAGACTGGTTGAATGAACCGAAATTGCAGGATGGAGATAATTTACCAAACGTTAATGAAAATCCTTCATCCGAAATTCAAAAACCGGAATGGGAAAGCGGAGATTGGGCGTATTCATGGAATGCGAATGGAATGCTGGCAAAAGTAAAACGGCCGGATGGGAAGGAAGTGAGCTTTGAGTATGATGCGCTCGGAAGAAGAATTTCAAAAATTGGAAATAGAAAAATAACGCGCTATATTTGGGATGACGATGTATTGTTGCATGAATGGAGTTATGATATAGAGGATATTCCAGCAACTGATATTGATGATAAAGGTGAATTGAAAACAAGTTCAGAACCTGTAGAAAATATTGTGACCTGGATATATGACGGAAGTGGATATACTCCTGTTGCAAAATGTATTGGAGGTGAAAGATATTCTATTATAAGCGATTATTTAGGAACACCGATTCAGGCATTTGATGAAAATGGAAAACTCATTTGGGAAAGGGAGCTTGATCTTTATGGAGATATAAGAAAAGAAAAAGGAAATTTTAATTTTATACCTTTTCAATATCAGGGACAGTATTATGATCCGGAAATTGAGTTGAATTACAATAGATTTCGTTATTATGACCTGGATTCCGGAGTTTATATTAGTAAGGACCCAATTGGATTATTAGGTGGTTTCGGGTTATACAATTATGTGAAAGATACTAATGCATTGTTGGATATTCTAGGTCTGATGCCTAATAATACGCCAATTGGTGATATGGCGGAAGGAAATTTTGTAGATGGATTAAGAAAAAGAGGATGGAATGTTTATACCGAAATTAAAAATGGTTCTCAAAATGGTATTGATGTTGTTGCACAGCATCCTTTAACGAAGAAAGTACACGTTTTTGAAGTAAAAGCAAACACTTCAAGACTAAGCATTTTGCAAAAAGGAGATGATTATATTCAGAACATTTTAGATGAAGTAAGAAACAAAGGAACATTACGAGGGCAAAAAGTTGATCCTTCAATGGTAAGAACTGCAAATATTATAGACAGAGATATCAGAGCTCACGGCATTGAAGGAAGGCTGATTAAATATAAAGTAAATAAGGCAACTGGCGATGCTACAATGACAAGAATGAGTAAGTGGCCACAGAAATATTCATAA
- a CDS encoding immunity 22 family protein, with protein MHIWLGNFQSEREFEKYLDQKEYLDAWAIYDNELPTGNEDDVEPDTELRCDFCKEVNLYTYDEDSMIMKYYQDAIEIRALAKDILADEEELGSVWKKHTINNANAVIAYKVNDLSEEDASNSKTVEYLGKITRISAASTDEFGVHHLWVGRYDFEKEEIKEIIDVDENEIIDLNFYYSYMKEKLDDMIINRIEDFNVAEKMILKADEMKIPNEVNAILDLFLNETSEIDGKKIGMNLGMKYIGRFEVE; from the coding sequence ATGCACATTTGGTTAGGAAATTTTCAATCAGAAAGGGAGTTTGAAAAATACCTGGATCAGAAAGAATATCTCGATGCATGGGCAATCTATGACAATGAACTCCCTACAGGAAACGAAGACGACGTGGAGCCGGATACAGAGCTAAGATGCGATTTCTGTAAAGAAGTCAATCTTTATACTTACGACGAAGATTCTATGATCATGAAATATTATCAGGATGCAATAGAAATTAGAGCTTTAGCAAAAGATATTCTGGCAGATGAAGAAGAGCTTGGCAGCGTATGGAAAAAACATACGATCAATAATGCAAACGCTGTAATTGCCTATAAGGTCAATGATTTGAGTGAAGAAGATGCCTCCAACTCAAAAACGGTCGAATATTTAGGTAAAATAACCCGGATTTCAGCAGCCAGCACCGATGAGTTTGGAGTTCATCATTTATGGGTAGGCAGGTACGACTTTGAAAAAGAGGAAATTAAAGAAATAATTGATGTAGATGAAAACGAAATTATAGACTTAAATTTTTATTACAGCTACATGAAAGAAAAGCTGGATGATATGATCATCAATCGGATAGAAGATTTTAATGTGGCGGAAAAAATGATCTTAAAAGCTGATGAAATGAAAATTCCCAATGAAGTCAATGCTATTTTAGATTTATTTTTAAATGAAACTTCAGAAATAGACGGAAAAAAAATTGGGATGAACCTTGGAATGAAGTACATCGGGAGGTTTGAAGTGGAATAA
- a CDS encoding immunity 51 family protein, which yields MEAYNFETTIKPFFWVASEKTFSVCLNAGSYKPDIFEWRKDEGFEGNGYDWASLAKVFLNEKKSHLAEDIKFDPEADMFCAYSSNPESLKEFVTDFKKACEDEMVIQDLFSKAEID from the coding sequence ATGGAAGCCTACAACTTTGAAACAACGATTAAACCCTTTTTTTGGGTAGCCTCAGAAAAAACTTTTTCAGTATGTTTGAATGCAGGATCTTATAAACCGGACATTTTCGAGTGGAGAAAAGACGAAGGTTTTGAAGGAAACGGGTACGATTGGGCGTCTTTGGCAAAAGTTTTTTTGAACGAAAAAAAATCCCATCTGGCAGAAGACATCAAATTTGATCCCGAAGCAGATATGTTCTGCGCCTATTCCTCGAATCCGGAAAGTCTCAAAGAATTTGTCACGGACTTTAAAAAAGCCTGCGAAGATGAAATGGTGATTCAGGATTTATTTTCAAAAGCAGAAATAGATTAA